AGCCCTTGAGTGGCCTCAGTGAGACACCTGGTCCTCAGACCTTCTAATTTCCCACAGCTAGCCCAAGTTGTTTTCTGTTACTGCAGCCAGAAGAGTTTTCTTTAACAGAGTATCAGAGAAGAACCAGATCCCACATCTTCTAACTCAGACTTCCAAGCCCGTCCTCTATCCCTCATCTTTCTAGACACTGCAAGGGCGTTCCTGTACGTCCTTGCCTGCTGCCCTTTTCTCTGTCACGCCCTCCTTTGTGGGGCTCTGCCCGATAACTGAGTCCCACTGTGGCCTCCTCACCAGTTGTTCATCCCTCCTACTCCGGACACAATCCTTTTTGCACAGTGGATGCCTGCGAGAAGGTTGGGATTCAGCAGAtctgaaagggaggaagagaaaaccgGTTAGGGTACAGAAAACAGTGTCAAAGATGGAGCCAGACGCTGTCCCTCCCTGCACAGGCCTATGCCAACCAGGGGCTTCCCGCTGAGGCAAAGCTTCTCTCCCAGCGGCCCATTTAGACGTCCCTACAATGGCTGCTAGAGGTTGGAGGTGAAAGGAGGTGTGGGCAGAAGGAGCAAGAGGCCTGAGATTTGGGCCTGTTCACTGCTGTTCTTCCTAACCCAAAGTTTATGGGAGGCTTCTAGGGAGAAGAAATGCCAAAACACCATAGAGTATGTCCTGCCTAGTGAGCAGGGGTCTTCAGGTGAGGAGCCAGGGACATCAGTCAGTGTGCGAAGGTGGAGGTGAGGGGCAGAGTCATGGGTCCTGTCAAGCCTCCTGGATCAGctctgaggtagggagtttgcaCGTGGCCTTTGGTCAGAGCATTGGCGAAAGACGGTGCTCTGGAATGGTTAGGAACCTGTGAGGCTGTCAGTCTGGCATTCAGGGCTGGTTCTCTTTTTGGGCCTTAGTTTGCTGTTTTGTACAATGGGGATCATAAATGATTTCTACTGCAAGAAAGTTGGATGAAATGAGCTAAGCGTGTAAAGCGCTTAGTGTATAATACGTCCTCAATAAACTGGCTGCTGCAGCCGTTCTGCTACTACCAGCTGTGTACAGAGCCTCACGGGATCCTCCTCAAGGACTCTATAGAATCTAACTGGATGGGCATTAGGGAGACCAGTCCAACCCTCTGCTCAGTAAAGGGATTCCTTGATTTTTTTGAACCATATCTCTGGGCCATTCCCAGGCTGTGGGTGGGAAGAGAAGTTCTGTGAGCAGAGCCTGGTCTCTTCTCTCACCTCCCGCACCCTGGGGCCCTGGCCAGACCTTGACAGTCCACGTGGCAAAGGTTTTCTGAGTGACTCTTATGATCGTTGCACCAGTAGTGGCTGTTGATCTGGAAGAGGCCGTAGTCAAAGCTGCCAtctgcattttcatttatctttgatATGTTGAACTTGCTTTCCACAAAAGCCAGGCACAGCCCTTCGAGTAGGGAGAAGACGGTCAGGATTTAGAGGAGACCAAGCTGAGTGAGAAGGGAgatggaggagaaagggaggcaaGGACTCAGAGAAAAGGAACAAGGCCCGGGAGGCAACATAGGTCTAGAGGTCTGGAAACCTCCATTGACTTCCCCTCTCATCCTTTggtccatccacccactcatcagTACAACCACTCATCTGTCCATCTATTCATGCTTCTtgcacttactgagcacctactgtgtgccaggaactgtgcaaAGCCTAATGAGGGCCATTTCAGTTGGGTCCAACACAG
This is a stretch of genomic DNA from Saimiri boliviensis isolate mSaiBol1 chromosome 17, mSaiBol1.pri, whole genome shotgun sequence. It encodes these proteins:
- the LYZL6 gene encoding lysozyme-like protein 6, which gives rise to MTKVLLIYLVSSFLALNQATLISRCDLAQVLQQEDLDGFEGYSLSHWLCLAFVESKFNISKINENADGSFDYGLFQINSHYWCNDHKSHSENLCHVDCQDLLNPNLLAGIHCAKRIVSGVGGMNNWAKWRLHCSGRPLSYWMTGCHLG